In Methanosphaera sp. WGK6, a single genomic region encodes these proteins:
- the hemC gene encoding hydroxymethylbilane synthase, with protein sequence MIVGTRGSKLATTQTQTVVNALEEITGKKIETKIIKTTGDKIKDSQLYNIDAKGIFTKELDEALISGEIDFSVHSFKDLPSELNDQLIITAIPKREAINEVLISNYSWDELPENATIGTSSVRREAFCKYHGKKIQTKPMRGNVDTRIRKVEEGEYDATIMALAGINRLGLQDHVKEIFDETYIVPPAGQGALAIMTHKDSEYNDVIAKLNHEDSRTEALAEKTILETIGVGCQWPVGIISKVNGNNITIQCKLLSPKGELLADIKETTKKNKAIDTAKAIGIKLREDTL encoded by the coding sequence GTGATAGTTGGTACTCGAGGAAGTAAACTTGCCACAACACAAACTCAGACTGTGGTAAATGCACTGGAAGAAATTACTGGTAAAAAAATAGAAACCAAAATCATTAAAACAACAGGCGACAAAATTAAGGATTCACAATTATATAATATTGATGCTAAAGGTATTTTCACAAAAGAATTAGATGAAGCACTTATTAGTGGTGAAATAGATTTCTCAGTACATAGTTTTAAAGATTTACCTAGTGAATTAAATGACCAACTCATTATAACTGCAATTCCAAAAAGAGAAGCTATTAATGAAGTTCTAATTTCTAATTATAGTTGGGATGAATTACCTGAAAATGCAACAATAGGTACAAGTAGTGTTAGAAGAGAAGCTTTCTGTAAATACCATGGAAAAAAAATCCAAACAAAACCTATGAGAGGTAATGTAGATACACGTATTCGTAAAGTAGAAGAAGGAGAATATGATGCTACAATAATGGCTCTAGCAGGAATTAATAGATTAGGATTACAAGACCATGTGAAAGAAATTTTTGATGAAACATATATTGTACCCCCTGCAGGTCAAGGAGCTTTAGCTATTATGACTCATAAAGACTCAGAGTATAATGATGTTATTGCAAAATTAAATCATGAGGATTCACGAACAGAAGCTTTAGCTGAAAAAACAATTCTTGAAACTATAGGTGTAGGATGTCAATGGCCAGTAGGTATAATTTCGAAAGTTAATGGAAATAATATCACCATCCAATGTAAATTATTAAGTCCAAAAGGTGAACTATTAGCAGATATTAAAGAAACTACAAAGAAAAATAAAGCTATAGACACTGCGAAGGCCATTGGAATAAAATTAAGAGAGGATACTTTATGA
- a CDS encoding orotate phosphoribosyltransferase-like protein: MNSKLIEKATELRNKGLTTGEIADELNISKDTTQWLIMQMTTVNKTKQKPDDFAINWRTIGSSSARMQHISGALADLALEEETVDVVVGISVSGVPFATMMANLLDAELSVFHPIKHMKNESAQGALSNNFANIKNKTVVIVDDVITSGTTVTDAITVCKAHGAKPIAVTVLVDKKGINDLNNVPVKSLIKINKVG, encoded by the coding sequence ATGAATAGTAAATTAATTGAAAAAGCAACAGAACTTAGAAACAAAGGATTAACAACTGGAGAAATTGCTGATGAATTAAATATATCTAAAGATACAACCCAATGGTTAATAATGCAGATGACAACAGTTAATAAAACTAAACAAAAACCAGATGATTTTGCAATAAATTGGAGAACAATTGGATCTAGTTCAGCACGTATGCAACATATTTCAGGAGCATTAGCTGATTTAGCTTTAGAAGAAGAAACTGTGGATGTGGTTGTTGGTATTTCTGTTAGTGGAGTTCCCTTTGCGACTATGATGGCAAATTTACTTGATGCAGAATTATCAGTATTCCACCCAATTAAACATATGAAAAATGAATCAGCACAAGGCGCTCTAAGTAACAATTTTGCTAATATAAAAAATAAAACAGTTGTTATTGTAGATGATGTTATAACTAGTGGAACCACAGTGACTGATGCTATAACCGTTTGTAAAGCTCATGGTGCAAAACCTATAGCAGTTACAGTTCTTGTAGATAAAAAAGGAATTAATGATTTAAATAATGTACCTGTAAAATCATTGATTAAAATCAATAAAGTAGGATAA
- a CDS encoding Gfo/Idh/MocA family protein, whose amino-acid sequence MKQTNVGVIGVGSMGYNHVRIYSELENANLVAISDMVRGTLDNVSKEFNTIGYVDFDNILQIDDIEAVNICVPTVFHHDVVMRAIEAGKNVLVEKPVASKLSEAEEMINAAEDAGVILATGHVERFNPAVRVAKRLLDEGAIGEVVTANSKRLGPYPPRIRDVGVAIDLAIHDIDIFNYLFESKADTVYANMSSKLKNCEFEDHAEIMTKYESGVLSILETNWLTPYKKRQLNITGLEGIISVDYGNQTVTLYQENNHVEHIKVENKEPLKEELRSFVNAVQTKKQPEVTGTDGYEALRIVDAAMKSAKDKTLIYL is encoded by the coding sequence ATGAAACAGACAAATGTAGGAGTAATAGGAGTAGGATCTATGGGTTATAACCATGTTCGTATATACTCTGAATTAGAAAATGCAAATTTAGTAGCTATATCTGATATGGTACGTGGCACACTAGATAATGTATCCAAGGAATTTAATACTATAGGATATGTTGATTTTGACAACATACTCCAAATTGATGATATAGAAGCAGTGAATATTTGTGTTCCCACAGTATTTCACCATGATGTAGTTATGAGAGCAATAGAAGCTGGAAAAAATGTATTAGTTGAAAAACCTGTAGCTTCAAAATTAAGTGAAGCAGAAGAAATGATTAATGCTGCCGAAGATGCTGGAGTAATTCTTGCAACAGGACATGTAGAACGATTTAATCCTGCTGTAAGAGTTGCGAAAAGACTATTAGATGAAGGTGCTATTGGAGAAGTTGTAACTGCGAATTCAAAAAGATTAGGACCATACCCTCCAAGAATAAGAGATGTTGGAGTGGCAATAGATTTAGCAATTCATGACATTGACATATTCAATTATTTATTTGAAAGTAAAGCCGACACAGTTTATGCAAATATGAGTAGTAAACTTAAAAATTGTGAATTTGAAGACCATGCAGAAATTATGACAAAATATGAAAGTGGTGTACTTAGTATATTAGAAACAAACTGGTTAACTCCCTACAAAAAACGACAACTAAATATCACAGGTCTTGAAGGAATAATTAGTGTAGACTATGGAAATCAAACAGTGACCTTATACCAAGAAAATAATCATGTAGAACACATTAAAGTTGAAAATAAAGAACCTCTTAAAGAAGAACTAAGATCTTTTGTTAATGCAGTTCAAACAAAAAAACAACCTGAAGTAACAGGTACTGATGGTTATGAAGCATTACGCATAGTTGATGCTGCAATGAAATCAGCAAAAGATAAAACATTAATATACTTATAG
- a CDS encoding Mur ligase family protein — MKQNILISDANHGGLILLKEYSKYTKNNLFFYDTYNKLNNNEKKDLESKYHVTFLSEQDIYNKQTEFTIISPIHMNSLFDSDYTHHEFTGYLLNKHKMKYGWNSKIIEVTGVKGKTTTTNLIKQVLRNKNILVLNSHNLIYSSPKESIILDDSLSITPASIITALNKAKEYNLLNKIDYCIFEVSLGVTSNTDIGILTNILENYPIAHNTQTASIAKKISV, encoded by the coding sequence ATGAAACAAAATATTTTAATTAGTGATGCAAATCATGGTGGTCTCATACTTTTAAAAGAATATTCTAAATATACTAAAAATAACTTATTTTTCTATGATACATATAATAAACTTAATAATAACGAAAAAAAAGATTTAGAATCAAAATACCATGTTACTTTTTTATCAGAACAAGATATTTATAATAAACAAACCGAGTTTACAATTATTAGCCCAATCCATATGAATTCATTATTTGATAGTGATTACACACATCATGAATTTACTGGATACTTACTTAATAAGCATAAAATGAAATATGGTTGGAATTCCAAAATAATTGAAGTTACAGGAGTTAAAGGAAAAACAACTACCACAAATTTAATAAAACAAGTTTTAAGAAATAAAAACATACTTGTTCTTAATAGTCATAATTTAATATATAGTAGTCCCAAAGAAAGTATTATTCTAGATGATTCTTTGAGCATTACACCCGCTAGTATTATAACTGCACTTAATAAAGCAAAGGAGTATAATTTATTAAATAAAATTGATTATTGTATATTTGAAGTTTCATTAGGTGTTACTTCAAATACAGACATAGGTATTTTAACAAATATTCTTGAAAATTATCCAATAGCACATAATACTCAAACAGCAAGTATTGCAAAAAAAATCAGTGTTTAA
- the eif1A gene encoding translation initiation factor eIF-1A has translation MKKSNNNNKKNNHNNNPNGGENIRVRSPRKGEIPGVVEQILGHGKLKVRCNDKNIRLCRIPGKMKKRIWIREGDVVLVKPWDFQSNEKADVIWRYTRTEANYLERRGFLKI, from the coding sequence TTGAAAAAATCTAATAATAACAATAAAAAGAATAATCATAATAACAACCCAAATGGTGGAGAAAATATTCGTGTAAGATCACCTAGAAAAGGAGAAATTCCAGGTGTTGTTGAACAAATTTTAGGACATGGAAAACTTAAAGTAAGATGTAATGATAAGAATATACGATTATGTCGTATTCCTGGTAAAATGAAAAAACGAATATGGATTCGTGAAGGAGATGTTGTACTCGTAAAACCATGGGATTTCCAAAGTAATGAAAAAGCAGATGTAATTTGGAGATATACTCGTACAGAAGCTAATTACCTTGAAAGAAGAGGATTTTTAAAAATATAA